A single Anatilimnocola floriformis DNA region contains:
- a CDS encoding vWA domain-containing protein, giving the protein MSRFGQIWSCLLLAGLITWLPLRASAQDKPAAKPQIQIAILLDTSNSMDGLINQARTHLWKVVNEFASAKRGGQSPELHVALYEYGKSSLPAEGGFIRQVTPFTTDLDNVSKELFALTTNGGEEYCGWVIEKAVADLKWSDHAKDLKCIFIAGNEPFSQGPKDFRKSCKAAADKGITVSTIHCGDNSEGLRSGWAEGAKLADGTYVSINQNEVLPLVASPQDKELEQLSADLNKTYIPYGRADKRRELAVNQAAQDANASRSAPGAAQLRASVKASGLYRNAEWDLVDGLKEGVVKKLEDVKEEDLPEELKKLKPEERQAYVEKKAAERKDVQEKIKTLSQAREEHVNAELKKLRAGEGNTLDRAIIEAVRAQARTKEFEFAK; this is encoded by the coding sequence ATGTCGCGTTTCGGACAAATCTGGTCGTGCCTTCTTCTTGCCGGGCTAATCACCTGGCTGCCTCTGCGAGCGAGTGCCCAGGATAAGCCTGCGGCGAAGCCCCAGATTCAGATCGCCATCTTGCTCGATACCAGTAACAGCATGGATGGGCTGATCAATCAGGCTCGAACGCACCTGTGGAAAGTCGTGAACGAATTCGCTTCGGCCAAGCGCGGCGGCCAATCGCCCGAGTTGCATGTCGCGCTGTATGAATACGGCAAGAGCTCGCTGCCGGCCGAAGGTGGTTTCATTCGGCAGGTTACACCGTTCACTACCGATCTCGATAACGTGTCGAAAGAACTCTTCGCCCTCACCACCAACGGCGGCGAAGAGTATTGTGGCTGGGTGATCGAGAAAGCGGTCGCCGATCTGAAGTGGAGCGACCACGCCAAGGACCTGAAGTGCATCTTCATCGCCGGCAACGAGCCGTTTTCGCAAGGCCCAAAGGATTTTCGCAAGTCGTGCAAAGCGGCTGCGGATAAAGGGATCACCGTCAGCACGATTCACTGCGGCGACAATAGCGAAGGGCTGCGCAGCGGTTGGGCGGAAGGCGCCAAGCTGGCCGACGGCACTTATGTGAGCATCAATCAGAACGAAGTGCTGCCGCTCGTGGCCTCTCCGCAAGACAAAGAGCTCGAGCAGTTGAGCGCCGATTTGAACAAGACTTACATTCCCTACGGTCGCGCCGATAAACGCCGTGAGTTGGCCGTCAATCAAGCGGCGCAAGATGCCAACGCGTCGCGGTCTGCTCCAGGTGCTGCTCAACTTCGCGCGAGCGTGAAAGCTTCAGGCCTGTATCGCAACGCCGAATGGGATCTCGTCGATGGCCTCAAGGAAGGCGTGGTCAAGAAATTGGAAGATGTGAAGGAAGAGGACCTGCCGGAAGAGCTGAAGAAGCTCAAGCCGGAAGAGCGGCAAGCGTACGTCGAAAAGAAAGCCGCCGAACGCAAGGACGTGCAAGAGAAGATCAAGACGCTCAGCCAGGCCCGCGAGGAGCACGTAAATGCCGAGCTGAAAAAGCTCCGCGCTGGTGAAGGCAACACGCTCGATCGGGCGATCATCGAAGCGGTTCGAGCACAAGCGCGGACGAAGGAGTTCGAATTTGCGAAGTAG
- the eno gene encoding phosphopyruvate hydratase encodes MSIIASVHGRQIMDSRGNPTVEVEVQLTDGSFGRAAVPSGASTGAHEAWELRDGDKTHFGGKGVLKAVAAVNDAIGEDLIGFDALDQMGVDRRLIELDGTPTKKNLGANAILGVSLAVAKAAAAHTQQPLYRYLGGCGARLLPAPMMNVINGGAHADNAVDMQEFMIFPLGFEKFSDALRCGCEVFHTLKKVLHDKKLSTNVGDEGGFAPDLKSNEEGLELIISAIEKAGYKPGEQVKIALDCAATEYYDEKKKTYNVDGKDLSSEKMVDFLANWVSKYPICSIEDGCSEDDWEGWKLLTEKLGKKVQLVGDDLFVTNTDRLARGIKEGIANSILIKVNQIGTLSETIAAIQLAHRNGYSSISSHRSGETEDSFIADLAVALGTGQIKTGSASRTDRMAKYNQLLRIEEELGEGAIYGGPLFPKL; translated from the coding sequence ATGAGCATTATTGCCAGCGTCCACGGACGCCAGATTATGGATAGCCGTGGCAATCCCACGGTCGAAGTCGAAGTTCAGCTGACCGACGGTTCGTTCGGCCGCGCTGCCGTGCCGAGCGGTGCCAGCACCGGCGCCCACGAAGCTTGGGAACTCCGCGACGGTGACAAGACTCACTTCGGCGGCAAGGGTGTGCTGAAGGCCGTGGCTGCGGTCAACGACGCAATCGGCGAAGACCTGATCGGCTTCGATGCTCTCGACCAAATGGGCGTCGATCGCCGGCTGATCGAACTCGACGGCACGCCGACCAAGAAGAACCTCGGTGCGAATGCCATCCTCGGTGTTTCGCTCGCCGTGGCCAAGGCCGCTGCTGCTCACACGCAACAGCCGTTGTATCGTTACCTCGGCGGCTGTGGCGCTCGCCTGTTGCCCGCCCCGATGATGAACGTCATCAACGGCGGCGCGCATGCCGACAACGCCGTCGACATGCAAGAGTTCATGATCTTCCCGCTCGGTTTCGAAAAGTTCAGCGATGCTCTGCGCTGCGGCTGCGAAGTCTTCCACACGCTGAAGAAAGTTCTCCACGACAAGAAGCTCTCGACCAACGTCGGCGACGAAGGTGGCTTTGCTCCTGATCTGAAGAGCAACGAAGAAGGCCTCGAACTGATCATCTCGGCCATCGAAAAAGCTGGCTACAAGCCGGGTGAGCAAGTCAAGATCGCCCTCGACTGCGCCGCGACCGAATACTACGACGAAAAGAAGAAGACCTACAACGTCGACGGCAAGGATCTGTCGAGCGAGAAGATGGTCGACTTCCTCGCCAACTGGGTTTCGAAGTACCCGATCTGCTCGATCGAAGACGGCTGCAGCGAAGACGATTGGGAAGGTTGGAAGCTCCTCACCGAAAAGCTCGGTAAGAAGGTGCAACTCGTCGGCGATGACCTGTTCGTCACCAACACCGACCGCCTCGCCCGCGGCATCAAGGAAGGGATCGCCAACAGCATTCTGATCAAGGTGAACCAGATCGGCACGCTGAGCGAAACCATCGCTGCCATTCAACTGGCTCACCGCAACGGTTACTCGTCGATCAGCAGCCATCGCAGCGGCGAAACCGAAGACTCCTTCATCGCCGACCTGGCCGTCGCCCTCGGCACCGGCCAGATCAAGACGGGCTCGGCTTCGCGCACCGACCGCATGGCGAAGTACAACCAGCTGCTCCGCATCGAAGAAGAACTCGGCGAAGGCGCCATCTACGGCGGCCCGCTCTTCCCGAAGCTGTAA
- a CDS encoding efflux RND transporter permease subunit translates to MTEKPTFFSRRAIIVLMVVFFLVPFFLRGARLGIQGMKNDVRDWLPKDFEETKELAWFRQHFLGEQFVVLSWQGCVGDETDERYKLFLAKLQPETPPSVLAAAKAPKKPVVATEESESPDADATANEVPVSDAPAADAVAADAAPVPSSPTRHVHRENFIGDRLGLYMPLDGKKEFLTYEDWGHRGEKWLKGRKDPDSESVEECWYYLTPEGDLYRWDGVDAPLASLYRHVYGSFVKKPTTGELVHSFGEIDGPWYFADMRRLRAQMFKTVTTGPDVYASMTGEGGELADHKAEAKRRLSGMLFGPDGKQTAIVVTLSEAAKHNLHLVLGRGILGKPRGRLFELAAESNIDENQLRVGGPSVDNVAIDEEGSITLVRLIGMTAVLGLGLSYACFRTISATIMVFFCGGICAVFTLACMWWFGSTVDAIAMSLPALVYVLGLSGATHLINYYYEAVDHGGVHGAPERAVLMGWKPNLMCNITTSIGMFSLVTSELIPIQKFGFYAGLGVLSATLIEFTYLPAALQIWPQLRKQKIAQERAARNLSTDEQPWLDKYLANFWSNLATFIVGHHALVSLGCILVIAVTGYGVLYTKTSVNMLRMFSAKSKIIQDYEWLEKNLGELVPMEVVVSVPKTKMLPAGDQLQAEYAQIEQLSAALENANEEQKQGIATELGKLERQQLERQLQMPFLERMELAARLQRVVEKEFGLQGRDKVGRAMSAATFVRDLPEPKGDNSSQLKRGTTSKRLEAHREDFLHSDYLRIDKETEAELWRVSLRVGATKGVDYGVLINELKDVVEPILTAQRKRDDILHSLITRSNGHKYPANSKVLLLGVPADISQRAAKNAVAVESEEKVVATAPQAEKPIDQTRIFSESLIDMLTIKRMKVKTFVPGVDETPANWNEYLAGFDCVVLVKDHAAFANVDLRRTTKLLEDARNHVYSDANKLLSSSKLAKTDKNIAHAVYTGVVPIVYKAQRSLLESLISSTWWSFVTITPLLMFVSRSFWGGLVAMLPNVLPVLVIFGMMGWLGVDVDVGSMMTASIALGVAVDDTIHYLNWYREELDRVKDRKLAILGAYKHCATPTFQAALISGLGLSLFALSTFTPTQRFGYLMLAILWAGVVAELIFFPALLAGPLGVVFKPRNLAADAPAEEHPPVSTSSITVITQPAEERAVPAPAGKAALLNHLRQDVSHGRKH, encoded by the coding sequence ATGACAGAAAAACCAACATTCTTCAGCCGCCGTGCGATCATCGTGCTGATGGTTGTCTTCTTCCTTGTTCCCTTCTTCCTGCGCGGTGCGCGGTTGGGCATTCAAGGGATGAAGAATGATGTCCGCGACTGGTTGCCCAAGGACTTTGAGGAAACCAAGGAACTCGCCTGGTTCCGGCAGCATTTCTTGGGCGAGCAGTTCGTTGTGCTCAGTTGGCAGGGTTGCGTCGGTGACGAAACCGACGAACGCTACAAACTGTTCCTTGCGAAGCTGCAACCCGAAACGCCGCCGTCGGTCTTGGCCGCTGCCAAAGCGCCCAAAAAACCGGTCGTCGCGACCGAAGAGTCTGAGAGCCCCGACGCCGACGCCACTGCCAACGAAGTGCCGGTTTCCGACGCGCCCGCAGCCGATGCTGTGGCTGCCGATGCGGCTCCGGTTCCGTCGTCGCCAACGCGACACGTTCATCGCGAGAACTTCATCGGCGATCGCCTCGGCTTGTACATGCCGCTCGATGGCAAGAAAGAGTTCCTCACTTACGAAGACTGGGGCCATCGCGGCGAGAAATGGTTGAAGGGGCGCAAAGACCCCGACAGCGAAAGTGTCGAGGAATGCTGGTACTACCTCACCCCCGAAGGCGACCTGTATCGCTGGGATGGTGTCGACGCGCCGCTGGCCTCGCTCTACCGCCATGTCTACGGTTCGTTCGTCAAGAAACCAACGACCGGCGAACTCGTCCATTCGTTCGGTGAAATCGACGGTCCTTGGTACTTCGCCGACATGCGCCGCTTGCGGGCGCAGATGTTCAAAACAGTCACGACCGGCCCCGATGTTTACGCCAGCATGACGGGCGAAGGTGGCGAACTTGCCGATCACAAAGCAGAAGCCAAGCGCCGCCTCTCCGGCATGCTCTTTGGCCCCGATGGCAAGCAAACGGCCATCGTCGTCACGCTCAGCGAAGCGGCCAAGCACAACCTGCACTTGGTGTTGGGCCGCGGCATTCTCGGCAAGCCGCGCGGCCGGTTGTTTGAGCTCGCTGCCGAATCGAACATTGATGAAAATCAACTGCGCGTTGGCGGCCCGAGCGTCGACAACGTCGCGATCGACGAAGAAGGCTCAATCACGCTGGTCCGCCTCATCGGCATGACGGCGGTCCTCGGCCTTGGCTTGTCGTACGCCTGCTTCCGTACGATCTCGGCCACGATCATGGTCTTTTTCTGCGGCGGTATTTGCGCCGTCTTCACCCTGGCCTGCATGTGGTGGTTTGGCAGCACGGTCGATGCGATCGCCATGTCGCTTCCCGCGCTGGTGTACGTGCTCGGGCTATCGGGCGCGACGCATCTCATTAACTACTACTACGAAGCCGTCGATCACGGCGGCGTGCATGGGGCGCCCGAACGGGCCGTGCTCATGGGTTGGAAGCCCAACCTGATGTGCAATATCACCACGTCGATCGGCATGTTCTCGCTCGTCACGAGCGAACTCATCCCGATTCAAAAGTTCGGCTTCTATGCCGGCCTCGGCGTCCTCTCGGCAACGCTCATCGAATTCACTTACTTGCCGGCCGCGCTGCAAATCTGGCCGCAGCTCCGCAAGCAGAAAATTGCCCAGGAACGTGCTGCTCGCAACCTCAGCACCGACGAGCAGCCCTGGCTCGACAAGTACCTGGCCAACTTCTGGAGCAACCTAGCTACGTTCATCGTCGGCCATCACGCCTTGGTGTCGCTCGGCTGCATCCTGGTCATCGCCGTTACTGGCTACGGCGTGCTGTATACGAAGACCTCGGTGAACATGCTCCGGATGTTCAGCGCCAAGTCGAAGATCATTCAAGACTACGAATGGCTTGAGAAGAACCTCGGCGAACTCGTGCCCATGGAAGTGGTCGTCAGCGTTCCGAAGACAAAGATGCTGCCGGCCGGTGATCAGCTGCAAGCCGAGTATGCTCAGATCGAGCAACTGTCGGCCGCGCTCGAAAATGCCAACGAAGAGCAAAAGCAAGGGATCGCCACCGAACTGGGCAAGCTCGAGCGTCAACAACTCGAACGGCAGCTGCAAATGCCGTTTCTCGAGCGGATGGAACTCGCCGCTCGCCTGCAGCGAGTCGTGGAAAAGGAATTTGGTCTGCAAGGCCGCGACAAAGTGGGTCGTGCCATGAGCGCTGCCACCTTCGTCCGCGATCTGCCGGAACCCAAGGGGGACAACAGCAGCCAGCTGAAGCGCGGCACAACGAGCAAACGGCTTGAAGCTCACCGCGAAGACTTCCTCCACAGCGATTACCTGCGAATTGACAAAGAAACCGAAGCCGAACTGTGGCGCGTCAGCCTGCGAGTGGGCGCGACCAAGGGTGTCGACTATGGCGTGCTGATCAACGAGCTAAAGGACGTCGTGGAGCCGATTCTCACGGCACAACGCAAACGTGACGACATCCTCCATTCGCTCATCACGCGCAGCAACGGTCACAAGTATCCTGCCAACAGCAAGGTCCTGCTCCTCGGCGTCCCTGCCGATATTTCGCAGCGGGCCGCCAAGAACGCAGTTGCCGTCGAATCCGAAGAGAAAGTGGTCGCTACGGCACCGCAGGCTGAAAAGCCCATCGATCAAACGCGCATCTTCAGCGAAAGCTTGATCGATATGCTCACCATCAAGCGAATGAAGGTCAAAACCTTTGTTCCGGGTGTCGACGAAACGCCGGCCAACTGGAATGAATACCTGGCCGGTTTCGACTGCGTCGTGCTGGTGAAAGATCACGCGGCGTTCGCCAATGTCGATCTGCGGCGCACGACCAAGCTGCTCGAAGATGCTCGCAATCACGTCTATAGCGACGCGAACAAACTGTTGTCCTCGTCGAAGCTGGCCAAGACCGACAAGAACATCGCCCACGCGGTTTACACCGGTGTGGTCCCAATCGTGTATAAGGCTCAGCGGAGCTTGCTCGAGAGCTTGATCAGCAGCACTTGGTGGTCGTTCGTGACCATCACGCCCTTGCTGATGTTCGTCAGCCGCAGCTTCTGGGGTGGTCTCGTCGCGATGCTGCCAAACGTGCTGCCGGTGCTCGTCATCTTCGGCATGATGGGTTGGCTCGGTGTCGACGTCGACGTCGGTTCGATGATGACCGCGAGCATCGCGCTAGGCGTAGCCGTCGATGATACGATCCACTACCTGAACTGGTACCGCGAGGAACTCGATCGTGTGAAAGATCGAAAACTAGCGATCCTCGGCGCCTATAAACACTGTGCGACTCCTACCTTCCAAGCCGCCCTCATCAGCGGTCTGGGTCTGTCGCTGTTCGCCCTCAGCACCTTCACGCCGACGCAACGCTTCGGCTACCTGATGCTGGCGATTTTGTGGGCCGGTGTGGTCGCGGAACTGATCTTCTTCCCGGCGTTGCTCGCGGGTCCTTTGGGCGTGGTCTTCAAGCCGCGTAACCTGGCCGCCGACGCGCCGGCCGAAGAACATCCGCCAGTGAGCACGAGCTCGATCACCGTGATCACGCAACCCGCCGAAGAGCGCGCCGTTCCGGCCCCCGCCGGCAAGGCCGCGCTGCTCAACCACCTGCGGCAAGATGTTTCGCACGGGCGGAAGCACTAA
- a CDS encoding PstS family phosphate ABC transporter substrate-binding protein, whose amino-acid sequence MSKFGFSFAGVAMLATSCVIFGCSCNGPSAPAPAGGGTAVEGPKEGANTDALVASFKDSQLSGKVEVDGSSTVFPVTEAVAEEFKRAIPNVNVKVGISGTGGGFKKFVRGDTDISNASRPILKAEADQAAAAGIEFIELPICYDALTVAVHPSCNWIADDTITIEQLKKIWEPAAEGKIKKWNQVEPSWPDAEIKLFGPGADSGTFDYFTEVVNGKAKQSRGDFTASEDDNTLVQGIQGDKHALGYLPYAYYEPNKAKMKALKIKKGEVTVGPSIASVKDGSYALSRPLFFYVSVKSLEKPEVKKFAEFYVASVSILATEVKYIPFEDSLYTLVKARLDQKTTGSMFGGGAETHQKLDEALKGAAK is encoded by the coding sequence ATGAGTAAGTTTGGATTCTCGTTTGCCGGTGTTGCCATGTTGGCAACGAGTTGCGTCATTTTTGGTTGCAGCTGCAACGGTCCGTCCGCGCCCGCACCAGCCGGTGGTGGCACCGCCGTGGAAGGGCCCAAGGAAGGCGCGAACACCGACGCTCTCGTGGCTAGCTTCAAAGATTCGCAGCTCTCCGGCAAAGTCGAAGTCGACGGCTCGAGCACTGTGTTTCCGGTGACGGAAGCTGTCGCCGAAGAGTTCAAGCGCGCGATTCCGAACGTTAACGTCAAAGTGGGCATCTCGGGCACGGGTGGCGGTTTCAAGAAATTCGTCCGCGGCGATACCGACATCTCCAACGCCAGCCGGCCGATCCTAAAGGCCGAAGCCGATCAAGCCGCTGCGGCGGGGATCGAGTTCATCGAACTGCCGATTTGCTACGACGCCCTGACGGTCGCCGTTCATCCTTCGTGCAACTGGATTGCCGACGACACGATCACCATCGAACAGCTGAAGAAGATTTGGGAACCGGCCGCCGAAGGGAAGATCAAGAAGTGGAACCAGGTTGAACCCAGCTGGCCCGATGCCGAAATCAAGCTCTTCGGCCCTGGCGCCGACTCGGGGACGTTCGATTACTTCACCGAAGTCGTGAACGGCAAAGCCAAGCAAAGCCGCGGCGACTTCACGGCCAGCGAAGACGACAACACGCTGGTGCAAGGCATTCAGGGTGACAAGCACGCGCTGGGCTACCTGCCTTACGCCTACTACGAACCGAACAAAGCCAAGATGAAGGCTTTGAAGATCAAGAAGGGTGAAGTGACCGTCGGCCCGAGCATCGCGAGCGTGAAAGATGGCTCGTACGCCCTGTCGCGGCCGTTGTTCTTCTACGTCAGCGTGAAGTCGCTCGAAAAGCCGGAAGTGAAGAAGTTTGCCGAGTTCTATGTCGCCAGCGTCTCGATTCTGGCCACCGAAGTGAAGTACATCCCCTTCGAAGACTCGCTCTACACCTTGGTGAAGGCCCGCCTCGACCAGAAGACCACCGGCTCGATGTTTGGTGGTGGCGCCGAAACGCACCAAAAGCTGGACGAAGCGTTGAAAGGTGCCGCGAAGTAA
- the pstC gene encoding phosphate ABC transporter permease subunit PstC, giving the protein MSASPPPKIQRLRKRTAATQRQRSLRNMREGGITVLLFSAAALSVLVTIGIVFVLLYESSQFFRHVSIVEFLTGTAWTPSFENKKFGILPLVCGTMLTTGVALAVALPIGTVVAIYLSEFAPFTVREILKPLLELLSAVPTVVYGYFAIGFVAPWLQWGFRQVGYDLPTFSVLSAGIVMGIMIIPYVSSLSEDAMRSVPMLLREGSYALGANKIRTAIAVVVPSALSGIGAAYILGISRAIGETMIVAIAAGMQPKVSVNPAEPAQTMTAFIVQVSLGDAAHGSIEYQSIFAVGLMLFLMTLTFNILGYVLRRRYHQAY; this is encoded by the coding sequence TTGAGCGCTTCACCTCCTCCGAAGATCCAGCGTTTGCGCAAACGGACCGCCGCCACACAGCGGCAGCGGTCGCTGCGCAACATGCGCGAAGGGGGAATCACGGTGCTGCTCTTCAGCGCTGCCGCCCTCTCGGTGCTGGTGACCATCGGCATCGTGTTTGTTCTGCTGTACGAGTCGTCGCAATTCTTTCGCCACGTCTCGATTGTCGAGTTTCTTACCGGTACTGCTTGGACACCGTCGTTCGAGAACAAAAAGTTCGGCATCCTGCCGCTCGTCTGCGGCACGATGCTCACCACGGGGGTCGCGCTGGCGGTGGCTTTGCCGATTGGCACCGTGGTCGCCATTTATCTCAGCGAGTTTGCTCCTTTCACCGTCCGCGAAATTCTTAAGCCGTTGCTCGAGTTGCTTAGCGCGGTGCCGACGGTGGTTTACGGATATTTCGCGATCGGTTTTGTCGCTCCGTGGTTGCAGTGGGGCTTTCGGCAGGTGGGCTACGATCTGCCGACCTTCAGCGTGCTCAGCGCGGGAATCGTCATGGGCATCATGATCATTCCGTACGTCAGTTCGCTGAGCGAAGACGCGATGCGCAGCGTTCCCATGTTGCTCCGCGAAGGCTCGTATGCGCTCGGCGCAAATAAAATTCGCACGGCGATTGCCGTGGTGGTTCCCAGCGCGCTATCCGGCATCGGCGCTGCTTATATCCTGGGAATCTCCCGGGCCATCGGCGAGACGATGATCGTCGCCATTGCGGCTGGTATGCAGCCGAAGGTTTCGGTCAATCCGGCAGAGCCCGCTCAGACCATGACTGCTTTTATCGTGCAAGTCAGCCTCGGCGATGCCGCCCACGGCAGCATCGAGTATCAATCGATTTTTGCGGTCGGCTTGATGCTGTTTTTGATGACGCTGACGTTCAACATCCTGGGATATGTCCTTCGTCGCCGTTATCACCAGGCGTACTAA
- the pstA gene encoding phosphate ABC transporter permease PstA, giving the protein MLDTAKLIRRGKRQDAIFNIVGIVFTLIGIVTLAVLVGDLLVDGLPRLSTQFMTSFPSRSPARAGILSAWVGTLMVIAVTICTAVPIGVAAAVYLEEYAPKNWVTTLIEINISNLAGVPSIIYGLMALGLLVYQFHLGRSVLVGGLTLSLLVLPIVIVSTREAIRAIPSTIREAAYAAGATKWQVIRYHLIPYSMGGIATGTIIAMSRAIGETAPLVTIGALSYVAFIPPWQDFATGRWLNSGFSVLPIQMFNWVSRPQPAFHQNAAATGLVLIAFTLAINAVAMYLRYRIRKNLKW; this is encoded by the coding sequence ATGCTCGACACAGCCAAACTGATTCGTCGCGGCAAACGCCAAGACGCGATCTTCAACATCGTCGGCATTGTGTTCACGCTTATCGGCATCGTGACGCTGGCGGTCCTCGTCGGCGATTTGCTCGTCGATGGCTTGCCCCGGTTGAGCACGCAATTCATGACATCGTTTCCCTCGCGCAGTCCAGCGCGAGCGGGGATTCTTTCGGCCTGGGTGGGAACGCTCATGGTCATCGCCGTGACCATTTGCACTGCCGTTCCGATTGGTGTGGCGGCTGCCGTATATCTGGAAGAGTACGCTCCCAAGAATTGGGTCACGACGTTGATTGAGATCAACATCTCGAATCTCGCCGGCGTTCCCTCGATCATCTACGGGCTCATGGCGCTCGGCTTGCTCGTTTATCAATTTCACTTGGGCCGCAGTGTGCTGGTGGGCGGCTTGACGTTGTCGCTGCTGGTCTTGCCCATCGTGATTGTCTCGACGCGAGAAGCCATTCGCGCGATCCCTTCCACGATTCGCGAAGCAGCGTACGCCGCCGGCGCGACCAAATGGCAAGTCATTCGTTATCACCTCATTCCATATTCGATGGGTGGTATCGCCACGGGCACGATCATCGCCATGTCGCGAGCCATCGGCGAGACAGCGCCGCTGGTGACCATCGGCGCACTTTCCTATGTCGCGTTCATTCCACCTTGGCAGGATTTCGCGACCGGCCGCTGGTTGAACAGCGGCTTCTCGGTGCTGCCGATTCAGATGTTCAATTGGGTTTCGCGGCCGCAGCCCGCGTTCCATCAAAACGCAGCCGCGACCGGTCTGGTGCTGATCGCCTTCACGCTGGCGATCAATGCCGTGGCCATGTACTTGCGCTATCGAATCCGGAAAAACCTGAAGTGGTAG
- the pstB gene encoding phosphate ABC transporter ATP-binding protein PstB: MSTTVPIQTNQSLQLKAEVRNVNFYYGQRHALKNISLPVPLRTVTALIGPSGCGKSTLLRCFNRMHDLYRGNRYEGEILLQPSGVNLLSPEVDPMEMRLKTGMVFQKPNPFPKSIFENVAYGLRLRLINDRQVIQQKVEESLQRAALWDEVKDRLNHPATKLSGGQQQRLCVARALATEPELMLLDEPTSALDPIATSKIEDMVFALKENVTILMVTHNMEQAARVADFTAFMYLGELIEYGPTAQIFQNPKNPLTEKYLTGTFG, encoded by the coding sequence ATGAGCACGACGGTCCCCATTCAGACAAACCAATCGCTGCAGTTGAAAGCCGAAGTTCGCAACGTGAACTTCTACTACGGCCAGCGACATGCGCTGAAGAACATCTCGCTGCCCGTGCCGCTGCGCACAGTCACCGCGCTGATCGGTCCTTCGGGTTGCGGCAAAAGCACGTTGCTCCGTTGCTTCAACCGCATGCACGATCTGTATCGCGGCAATCGCTACGAAGGCGAGATCCTACTTCAGCCGAGCGGCGTCAACCTGCTCAGCCCCGAAGTCGATCCCATGGAAATGCGGCTCAAGACCGGCATGGTCTTTCAAAAGCCGAATCCGTTTCCCAAGTCGATCTTCGAAAACGTCGCTTACGGCCTGCGTTTGCGGCTCATTAACGATCGTCAGGTGATCCAACAAAAAGTCGAAGAGTCGCTGCAGCGAGCCGCTTTGTGGGACGAAGTGAAGGATCGCCTGAACCATCCCGCCACAAAACTCTCCGGCGGTCAACAACAACGACTCTGCGTGGCCCGCGCGCTCGCCACAGAACCTGAATTGATGTTGCTCGACGAACCAACGTCAGCGCTCGATCCGATCGCCACGAGCAAGATCGAGGACATGGTTTTCGCTCTCAAGGAAAACGTGACAATCCTGATGGTCACGCACAACATGGAGCAAGCCGCCCGCGTCGCTGACTTCACGGCCTTCATGTACCTCGGTGAATTGATCGAGTACGGGCCGACCGCGCAGATTTTTCAGAATCCGAAAAATCCGCTGACGGAAAAGTATCTGACGGGCACCTTCGGCTAG